Proteins from one Setaria italica strain Yugu1 chromosome V, Setaria_italica_v2.0, whole genome shotgun sequence genomic window:
- the LOC101780825 gene encoding uncharacterized protein LOC101780825, with protein sequence MGMDGGGGGKLPYSYASVGHSDGKLVKSFSRVEPRKFGMGLVAGFLLVTCAYFSTAKFDAIHIAMISPISKDAAGIGSLVSGGADTSKQQLDLGVQDPDALSKEGSKAEVLEKDDGDASPSGPDSGRNAPLEDTRRDETFVGDSGDAARGGASPAAANPAAVGGRDEVPAKDGDATAALLPPVSSEEAANSTQESGVLEDEELQVQDAVAKTPSKKSNVSAAAAATTTTASSNGGSPSTVHSDPAVLPAPVQQIPPTTQEVKALVADQQIPAAPVVKQADSETPAVREWKPLCDVTSNRRIDWCELDGDVRVLGANASVTLVAPPGADERTFREESWSIKPYPRKADPNAMRHIRVLTVRSVSGEPPAPACTDRHDGVPALVFSDRGYAGNYFHAYTDVILPLFLTARQYAGEVLLLVTDFQMWWLGKYLPVFKSLSNYEPIDLDHDPRVHCFSHVQVGLTNHDDFSIDPRRAPNGYSMLDFTKFMRTTYGLPRDVAWPAAANGTAGRSRPRLLLIARARTRRFVNTDEIVRGAEKVGFEVVVSEGEHEVAPFAELANSCDAIMGVHGAGLTNMVFVPGGGVVIQVVPLGGLEFVAGYFRGPSRDMGLRYLEYRITPEESTLIDQYPRDHVIFTDPEGVKKKGWESLKGAYLDKQDVRLDMKRFRPTLKKAIAHLKKAKAAGGSN encoded by the exons ATGGggatggacggcggcggcggcgggaagctGCCGTACAGCTACGCCAGCGTCGGCCACAGCGACGGCAAGCTGGTCAAGAGCTTCAGCCGCGTGGAGCCGCGCAAGTTCGGGATGGGGCTCGTCGCCGGCTTCCTCCTCGTCACCTGCGCATACTTCTCCACCGCCAAGTTCGACGCCATCCACATCGCCATGA TCAGCCCCATCTCCAAGGACGCGGCTGGGATTGGCTCGCTGGTGAGCGGCGGCGCCGACACCTCCAAGCAGCAATTAG ATTTGGGCGTGCAGGACCCGGACGCGCTGTCCAAGGAGGGGAGCAAGGCCGAGGTGCTCGAGAAAGACGACGGCGATGCTTCCCCTTCGGGGCCAG ATTCCGGCCGTAATGCGCCGCTGGAGGACACGAGGAGAGATGAGACCTTTGTGGGGGACAGCGGTGATGCAGCCCGCGGTGGTGCGTCTCCCGCGGCGGCGAATCCTGCCGCGGTAGGCGGCAGGGATGAGGTTCCTGCCAAGGACGGTGACGCCACTGccgctcttcttcctcccgtgTCGTCAGAGGAAGCCGCGAACAGCACGCAAGAATCAG GTGTTCTTGAGGACGAGGAGCTGCAAGTGCAGGACGCTGTTGCTAAGACTCCTTCCAAGAAGAGCAatgtctccgccgccgccgcggccaccaccaccaccgcaagCAGCAATGGCGGCTCCCCCTCTACGGTTCACTCTGATCCTGCTGTCCTCCCTGCTCCAGTTCAGCAGATTCCTCCTACAACACAAGAGGTCAAGGCTCTTGTTGCTGATCAGCAGATTCCAGCTGCTCCAGTGGTTAAGCAAGCAG ATTCGGAGACCCCGGCGGTGCGGGAGTGGAAGCCGCTCTGCGACGTCACGTCGAACCGGCGCATCGACTGGTgcgagctcgacggcgacgtccgCGTGCTGGGCGCCAACGCCAGCGTCACCctggtggcgccgccgggcgccgacGAGCGAACCTTCCGTGAGGAGTCGTGGAGCATCAAGCCGTACCCGCGCAAGGCGGACCCGAACGCGATGCGCCACATCCGCGTGCTGACGGTGCGGTCTGTgtccggcgagccgccggcgccggcgtgcacGGACCGTCACGACGGCGTGCCGGCGCTGGTGTTCTCGGACCGCGGGTACGCGGGCAACTACTTCCACGCGTACACCGACGTGATCCTGCCCCTGTTCCTCACGGCGCGGCAGTACGCCGGcgaggtgctgctgctggtgacGGACTTCCAGATGTGGTGGCTGGGCAAGTACCTTCCGGTGTTCAAGAGCCTCTCCAACTACGAGCCGATCGACCTGGACCACGACCCGCGCGTGCACTGCTTCAGCCACGTCCAGGTCGGGCTCACCAACCACGACGACTTCAGCATcgacccgcgccgcgcgcccaaCGGCTACTCCATGctcgacttcaccaagttcatGCGCACCACCTACGGTCTCCCGCGCGACGTCGCCTGGCCCGCCGCTGCCAACGGGACGGCCGGCCGGAGCCGGCCGAGGCTGCTGCTGATCGCGCGGGCGCGGACGCGGCGGTTCGTGAACACGGACGAGATCGTGCGCGGCGCGGAGAAGGTGGGGTTCGAGGTGGTGGTGTCGGAGGGGGAGCACGAGGTGGCGCCGTTCGCGGAGCTCGCCAACAGCTGCGACGCCATCATGGGCGTGCACGGCGCCGGGCTGACCAACATGGTGTTCGtgccgggcggcggggtggtgaTCCAGGTTGTGCCGCTGGGCGGGCTGGAGTTCGTGGCGGGCTACTTCCGGGGGCCCTCCAGGGACATGGGGCTCCGGTACCTCGAGTACCGGATCACGCCGGAGGAGAGCACGCTGATCGACCAGTACCCGCGTGACCACGTCATCTTCACCGACCCGGAGGGCGTCAAGAAAAAGGGATGGGAGTCCCTCAAGGGCGCCTACCTCGACAAGCAGGACGTGCGGCTGGACATGAAGAGGTTCCGGCCGACGCTGAAGAAGGCCATCGCGCACCTCAAGAAGGCCAAGGCTGCCGGCGGCAGCAACTAA